The genomic window ATATACCATTGTTTTTGCAGGAATATCGTACCCTTTCAGTTTCACGTTAGATATTGTTTCTCGAGGAACCAAAAGAGGACCAGGAGGATGTAATCTGAGAGTTTCTTTCACTACACACTTTAAATAGTGCATTTGATTGATGTCACTTTCTTCTACTTGTAATTTATGGCCTACAACTCTTCTTATTTCTTCTTGTGCTTTCTTCATTATGATTGGATGTCTCATGAGCTCTGAAAATGCCCATTCTAATGTTGTTGCTGTTGTATCAGTTCCTCCCACAAGCATGTCCTAAAAATAGTACagaattaatttttctttgatgaaaCCTTTTAATGCATGATTGGACAACTTGCAAAGGAATGAATGACGtacaacaattaaaaataaagacatctaatataaaacaattttataaaataagtgatAGATTCTCATAcaaaattaactttattttttattttgttttgagatCAAATTggttagtttattttttttgttggtagataaataaatgacaaagtcattataAACTCAAACTCATAAGTGAgggagtcggagttcgaaccccgaccaacaattttgatatttttatcagtTGAGTTATGACTTGTGGACGGAATCGGTTAGTTTGTATCACTATATGAATGCAAATATGTACTTTAAATTTGAGTAAAATGAGAGAAAAGCTAGATAAGAGATAAACCTTTATAATTCCTTTAATATCATTGTTGGAGAGCTCAAACTCAAGCTTGCCATCCTCTCTTAGTTGAAGGAGAATATCAACAAACCCTTTCTTCTTGAATTCATCATTTTCTATCTTCATTAATGCCAAACGCTCTTCAATAACCTTATCAAACAAAGCATCTTGTTCTTGAAAAGACTCTTTAATTTTTCCAATTTTCCCACTAAGATTATCAACCCAACTCAACAAAGGGAAGTAATCTCCAACAAGAAATGCTGATAAATAATGCAAAATCTTCCTTGATAACTCTTTCACATTGTTGTCTTCATATTTTTTACCAATAGCACATTTACAAACAATATTGTTTGCTGTTGAAATAAACATGTCACTTAAATTCACACAGGCATTATTTGAGCTAACTTCACGTAGCTTATTCACCAATTCATCAActtcttcttttctattttcacCAAATGATTGTACACTTTTCATGCTCAAAAGTTCTATAAcacttatttttctcttttgtctCCAATTTTCTCCATAATGTCCGAAAACAATTTCGCTACACCCGTACAAGATGATTTTTGCAGCTATATTTTGGGGTCGGTTTGAAAAAGCTACATCATGATTTTTCATCATTTCCATGGCTACATCTGCTGATGAAATCACTAGAGTTTGTTTTTGTCCGAATTGCAAAAGCATCACGCTGCCATATTTGAGTGATAGGTCTCTAAGAGAACGGTGTGGAAGTGTGCCTAGTTGATGAAGATTACCAATGATTGGTAATTTTGGTGGAGATGGAGTCTGATTTAAATTGGTTTTGGATTTTCTAATTGCAAGCTTAAACACAATCAACACACTTAAAAGGAAGAAAATAGATAAACAAAATGGAGAAGAGAAAACTTGTGTAATTTGTTCATGTGTCAATATTTTGTGAGCCATTGTTGCTTTTCCAAACACAGTCTCATGGATAATTCATTTTATAGCATGTTTTTGTTGGGTTGGGTATGGGTGCAGGCGTGGAGCCATGTGAAGCAATAAATTAAATGCATATGATAAAGAATTCTCCATCacatgtatcaattttttttgggaaacACATGGACAGATCCATAAATGGATGAGACAGGGCCGAAAAatgtaatactccctccggtcctttttataaggaataatttggaaaaaaaaattggtcatttttataagaaacaatcattaaatttattcttacaattccatttttacccttattaaattgtatccattccaaagttatgcattaattagagtgatatattcctaaggataaattaatacaccaaggttagttttggaatagattgtaaaattttagaatttttattaagaaagataaggttt from Trifolium pratense cultivar HEN17-A07 linkage group LG1, ARS_RC_1.1, whole genome shotgun sequence includes these protein-coding regions:
- the LOC123901567 gene encoding phenylacetaldehyde oxime monooxygenase CYP71AN24-like is translated as MAHKILTHEQITQVFSSPFCLSIFFLLSVLIVFKLAIRKSKTNLNQTPSPPKLPIIGNLHQLGTLPHRSLRDLSLKYGSVMLLQFGQKQTLVISSADVAMEMMKNHDVAFSNRPQNIAAKIILYGCSEIVFGHYGENWRQKRKISVIELLSMKSVQSFGENRKEEVDELVNKLREVSSNNACVNLSDMFISTANNIVCKCAIGKKYEDNNVKELSRKILHYLSAFLVGDYFPLLSWVDNLSGKIGKIKESFQEQDALFDKVIEERLALMKIENDEFKKKGFVDILLQLREDGKLEFELSNNDIKGIIKDMLVGGTDTTATTLEWAFSELMRHPIIMKKAQEEIRRVVGHKLQVEESDINQMHYLKCVVKETLRLHPPGPLLVPRETISNVKLKGYDIPAKTMVYVNTWAIQRDPKNWENPEVFMPERFQHNQVDFKGQDFQFIPFGFGRRGCPGSNFALAVVKSVLASLLYWFDWKLPETSSSMQHVDMSEVFALALTKKEPLLVEPIAFSF